Below is a window of Poecilia reticulata strain Guanapo linkage group LG8, Guppy_female_1.0+MT, whole genome shotgun sequence DNA.
tttatttcttctgtcaGACATTCATCATGACTCTCTGCCCTCTGTATGGGTGTTGGTGTTGCTGAAAAACCAGCAGTCTCTGTTCTCATGTTTTCCTCCtggctgtatttttttccctggaAAGCGGACTCCTCTCCTTATGTCTCTAATCCTTGAATTCTTTGCTTGGTTGTTTGGGAATTTTCAGAAGTTTATTTTGTCACACACTAGACACTCGTTTgcgagtgtgtatgtgtggtcAAATAAATGGCAGATTGATGGCCATACTCACAAAGCCCTGTGTTGAGATAAGAGCGTTCACATCCCTGTGTGTCCCAACTAAACAGACAGTGAACTTCTCCCCCGGTTACTAATAGCATGAGCTCACTTTTTACCCGATATACAACTAGAGTTTTGTGAATATGgtggtttttgttgctttttcacacTGGATAAAGCGTGCGTGTGCCCAGACCTGCTCTCTATATAGATGTATTTATTTGGGTATTTATGCTGAGAGTGTGCGTGTTGCTCATATTGTATTTGAAATGTAACTGGAGCGCTGCTTAACAAACTAACAGAATTGTTTCCCAATGATCCCCCAATATCCTGCTTTGTGATTAGCAGCCAACACACCGTCAGCACCTTTAGCTCTGATGCCACCACCGCCATCTAACACAACCCCGGTGAACGGTGTGGGTCGCCTGCAGATGAAACTCCATCTGCACGGTCTGCAGCAAAATGCCACCGACCTCCGCAAACAGCTCGGTCAGCTTCGCAAGATACAGGTATCCACAGTTTAAACAGTTTATCTATTTCAGAAACACTTTCCTGTTCACTCCTGAAGATATGTACCTTAGAGATATTGccatttaatttggaaaacttATGTTAAAATTCTCATTCTCTTTAATGCATGATAATAAAATCTCATTTCCAACTGTCATTCACAAACACTGTGAGGTTTTGTTGATTGAAACGTGGTTGTAGCAGCGTCATGCTGTctggatgcttttcttcatcagGCATCGGGGAGTTGATGAAAGTTTATGAGAAGATGtagttaaaaacagaacaatccTGGAAGATAATCtgttaaaaactgcaaaagattTGAGTTTAGGACAGAGGATCTGTAGCAAAGCTGGAAAATACATGTTAAGGGTGAGGCAAGCTGCTTCGATTGGCTTTAGTTTAtctttttatgcttgttttttttttaccatttggAATCCTTGTTAGTTTGCCGTTGCAGGAAATTACACTTGGCATTCATAAACACAACTCTAAGCATCTGCTGGCTGAGGATATATTAAGATTATTGGAGCYGACAGCTGTGTTCTCTGCTGACTCTGTTAGATACAGATATCTGTATCTACCTTGCAGATCTTTTTATGAATTGCATTTCATTAACATAAACACATCTTGTTCTTGCACTTCCTGAAATCCTACGGGATTGTGGGAAGGAAATCGTCACCTTCCCTGACACTCAAATGAATACAGTCTACAAACTTACAGCTTAGTTCACACAGTCTTAGGATATGACCTAACAGTGTTTTGAGTGGTTATTGGGGTTATATTAGCTGAACTTTAATGAATCAAGCTTTGCAGAGAGAAAGATAGAGCATTATAAATAATCATCTTTCAAAGTGACAGGGAGGAATATTAAATTTTATGTGCAGCTCAAAGCAATACAAGTGTACACATAAAAGTTTGATCAGCTACAAGCCTTTCCCGAGACAACGTTCTGATGACTGTGCATAATTCACAGTCTTGTGAACATCTCTTGATAACAACTTTCAACTGTAGAAGTGGCCTGTGGAAAAGCAGGCTTTGTAGATTTTGCAGAGGAATCAGCAAAGCTGTTTTAGTTTGAACTCAaccattttatagcaaataCACAATATCTTGATAAGTGTAAACAGAGTCCTCATTTTTTTGGAGTGTTCAGTCCAATTTTAGTGTTTAGAAATCAGAAGATTGTAAATTGCTTCAAAATATCACAAATTACTCATGAGGTTACTTTTTCATTAAGTTCCTCGCTGTTTTGGAACTTAATGTTTTGGCTCTCACTTatgaaaactttataaaaatatcaatatattttagatGAAATCTGGAACAACATCCAGATTTCAACAATATGCTGGGCAGAAATGGTGTCCAAGTGGGAATTCCAAGACTGATAGCGCTGCTGACGAGACAAAAAGTGGAACTTTTTCAAAGCAGTCCATCTTGTTTCATCTGTCATAAAACTAATGCAAGattcagtaaaagaaaatcttcctGACAAGAACGCTTGATTTTTCCCAGCATCACCTTCAGGCTGTTCAGGCTCAAAAATCCTCTTAATGAGGCCTTATTAAAGCCTACAAAGATGATTGGACtaaatttttttctgctattaaaatttctttaatgaactgaaacatttttaaaaaattaggtCTTATCATAGGATTCATTTTCTGAAGTTGTCAGTGTGAGATCATGTTGTTACtataaaaattaatgaattttaagactttgtacTCATGTTTCCCATATTGCCAATAGTTATGGAGCTACTGCAGTATGCAGGCggctttcagttttttatgttcACTTCAGTACTACCTATTGTAAATACCACCTGCAAGAAACTTTGCTGCAGTGCACATTAGGGGTATTCCATTTTGCTTGGACTGCAGTGGTACAATATCGAAGCTAAGTTTGTAGTTTGTAGTGTTCTGAAGCGATTCGGACAGATTGGTTTGATTGGTGTATTTgcagaggaaataaagaaaaaagggaCTAAGAGGCACTGAGTGTTTCAGAGCTGCTATTTGTTTCTCCGCAATGATCAAGGATTTCTTGAAGTTGTTAAGTAGCAAAACAGCTACAGCTGTGATGTACACAGAGAGGAAAGTTTATTGTTTGCATGTATATTTGTCCGAGTATGACCTCTACACCTGGGTTACTGTTGTTGCCCAAGGCACTGGCCTTCTGCTTCAATTTTGCATGAGGCATATGAATTATACATAAAGTCAAGGAAAAGGATGAGCAGTTAAAATTTAGAGACGAGGCAGCGCACTGgaagattaaaaacatgtaaatgcattaaatatttttacttaaatttttgCTGAACTCCAGAGTATACATGAGTGCAGCTGCTGGCAGTATACAGCAGTGGGGAATACAGTGTTATTCTGCATGTTAGTGATACTGTTGTCTTGCTCAAACAGAAGGctgataaattattaattttttctggCTTAGCAGGTGATTTCAAACCGGGGTGTTGTGTTACGTGGAGCAGACCTGCAGAATGTTGCATTTATAACACAGACAGAGAGCTCAGTTCATGCTCAAGTGATTCTGCCATGggcattctttgtttttctcagaacgTCTGAACTCAGTGTTAGGAgaaatattttgtgcaaattaaaatttaagcaaaacaaGTGTGGAAAGTCTCAAAATTCTCAAAATAAGTGTGtacattattttttcctcactgcACTGATGAtgttctctgcagctgcagaattTATATCTTTAATGATGTCTTGTTGTTTGAAGATCAGCAACATAAACTGTTAATAATTCCAACAACTTTAACTTTGTCAACCTTTGTTAGGCTACAACAACGAACTTtgatggagggaggaggggtGTGTGAAGTTATGAACCACCACAGAAATGACTaagtggatgaaaaaaaaagtgttttttttattttaaaattaaaatttagaatttttattAATCCCCCTTATtctgacacccctaaataaacCCAAGTGCATCTGAATACCTTCAAAATTCCCCATGTAAATAAACAGGGTCTACTGATGTAAAAGTTATTCAAAGTATAAAATTAATGCAAGGGCTGTGAATACTTCTACAAGGCACAGTCCAATACTTTGCAAGGTTTGTGAGCATTCTTGTCTTCCTgttatgttgattttaaatgtgctttttttgtgtgaagaTGGAGAACCAGGATTCAGTGCGAACTCTGCTGAAACGGACCGAGGCTGAGCTGAACGTACGCGTAGCAGATGCCCTGCGGAAGCAAGAAGATCCTTTGCAGAGACAACGCCTCCTTGTGGAGGAGGAAAGACTCAAGTACCTCAATGAAGAAGAACTCATCATTCAGCAGCTCCAGTCAGTCACCTAAGATTACTAAAACcataaagtaaaacaacttACTGTCTAAATCCAAAAACTTTGTATCAATATTTTGTTCTGTAAtggaaagtttttattttgcatttttatgtggCAACAATGTGTGATTTTGTCCTCTATTCTGTTTGAAGTGTAGCAAAAGTTATACGTTAGACATGAATTGGTACGtcagaaatgagaaaagttcAGCTTTTGCAGCTTGATGAATTATAGAATGACTCGGTGATATCAAGAAATTTAACTGTAATTAAGCCCGACAATGGACAAGATGCTTATTAAGATCTGAAATACATAGCTGTCCAGTAACTAATTAGAATGACTGCAAAGATGAGAGTGAGAGCTACCTTGAGATTAAATCAACAGATATTGTAAGTTGCTTCGCTCTTATGTGTGGAATTGCTAAGCCCCTATATCACTGCACAATTCTGAATAATTGGTTGAACTCTTGGAGATCTTTGCTAatcagtatttgtttttcttccacaccAAATGTAGCCACCTGCTTTCATTCATTACCTACTCTGCTTTTAATAAAGGAATGCTGTTTGGCCTTGCAGTTAACATAACAGCgttataattttatatttgcatAAAGTCTGTGCTCTTGAAGATATGATAGGTACATAATTGGCCTATTTTTTTAGTCACAATTTATGCAAATAGCTTTTCAGATACCACTGTATACTCCTTCAGTTCAGCTGTCCATAACTAGTTGATAAACAGGCTGTTTATTGGCAGCAGATTAATCGACACATTTCTGATGTGATCAAGTTTTAATTCGAATAAAACTtgattataaaagaaaaatccctgATGCTCAACCTTCTGTTTGTTCTGTCTCAGTGACCTGGAGAAATCAGTGGAGGAGATCCAGAAGGAGTCGTCTGTCAACCACAAGCTGGTGTCAGtgcaggagctggaggagaaggcTACAGTTCTGAGAAAGCTGGGAGAAACACTCACAGAGTTGAAAAGTGAGTCACGCTGGCACATCCCTCACACTGTGCACTGcacaacacagaaaacagtCGTCTAGTAGTCAGTTTATTTTCCACTAATTACTCACTGAGGCGCTGATAATCTTTTAGTCACCCGCAGCCAGTCTGCAATGTTTAATCGCTCTCGCATTGCTCATTGTATGAATGAACTTGCTTGACCGTTCAGTAGCTCAAAAAGTGGGACATTTAATTAACTTGAAAAGCTTTCGGTATCCTTGAGAGGTGTTTTGTAAAAGCATGCCTGTTTTGTGTCGctcctctgcttttcttctACAGATCAATTCCCGAGCCTGCAGAGCAAGATGCGGGTGGTGCTGCGGGTGGAGGTGGAAGCTGTGAAATTCCTCAAAGAAGAGCCGCACAGACTAGATGCCCTGTTAAAACGCTGCAAGACTATAACTGACACCCTCGCCACAATGCGCAAGTATGAAACTGCTCTGAAGGTGGAGAACAGCACATTTGGCAGCTTTAGGCTCAGACTGAAGTGTCGAGCAAGCCGATACAGTGATGTGAAGAAGTGTTTCCCTCTTGCAGATTTCTGTGGTAGGATTGGTTAAGCCAGCTTAGTAAAGGTTTACCACTGTTTCAttctttctccatttgtggataatagCTCTCACTGTGGTTTGTTGGCATCCCAAAGGCTTAGAAATGGGTTTGTAACCCTTTTCAGACTGATAGATATTGatgactttgtttctcttctcttcttgGATTTCCTTAGATCAGAACGTAATGTGTTGCTTCTtgagttattttaactttcttctAGAAGTGATCTGACTATGGAAACCAAACCAAATAAATATGGTTAATCACAAGGATGAGTTAACTAGAGGGCAGTTATATTTACACATAGCGCAAGGTTGGATTGgacagtttatttttcctcattaaacaGTTTGGAGTAAGTTTTGACATCTCCCTTAAATTTGATatattctgtatttaaaaaatccactttgatttgaaatatttaagcatGTCAAATGGCAAAATCAGAAGACTCCAAACCTTTACGGGAAAGAAGCATTCAGTAATTCTTTTTTCATGGCACTAAATGCagatttgaatgtattttattaggtttCATtgataataatttgttttgaagaaataaCACTCCAAACTTTAAAGGGAAAGAAGCATCCAGTAATCATAAATTCCAGCTGAAAGTactttcaaagctgtttttattctcataaagAGTGAAGAGTGAAGGGGATTTCCTTATCAGGTTTAGTCCTGAAAAGCTTCTTAATAATCTTAATTATTCTCAGTAATAATCTTCTCACACTCAAGTTTAAAGGGAACATTTCACAGGCTTGATGaaggatttttttgtcttcttcctTGTCTTGCCAGGCAAGCAAATGAAGGGGTTTGGAAAAAGCAGGACAACTTTTCTAGCCCCTCATCAAAGCACAATGACGACTTGCAAAAATTTTCGAGTTTTGACATTCCTACCAGTCCACCACTAACTATCAATGACATCGGAGGAGGTAATAGCCTGTCTAACTGGAGCCCTCACTCGAGCCTCAGCCGTGGTCTCGGAAACCCGTCCGGTCCTCATAAGGACAATCATCCTCCTATTCCTCACAAAGGCAAagccctggaggagctggagcggCGGGCTGCCGCTGACAAAGCTTTGTCAATGGAAGTCCGACTGGTAGGGCAAtttctttaattacatttttctttatttctctaaaaCGCATTTCACCCCAAAAACAGTTGGTGGAAGTTGTTCCAGGAGTGTCTGCTTATCTGTGTGTCCTTTATATACCTGTGTTACTTGGTCTTtagagaattttaaaaaatgagcagCCATGGAGAGTTTGTTTATGGCTTAAGAATATGTGCGCTGACACTGCTATCCACATGGGATCTTGTCAGTACTCTGgcagtaaaaaaagtatttaccaaATAGCTGAAACAAATAATCCACACTTTccaatgaataaatgaataccTACACCAAATACCTGCACGAATTAAGGCTCCCAGAAGAATAAAACTCACACACACCTCAAAATTGCACATATATCAGGTTGacaagaaaaagaggaaaagcttAAGGCTTCAGTgctaatgtaaaatgtatttgtcatGCTGTTAAAGAGAAGCACTGGTGTCAGGGAGGATAAGGAGGAAAAAGCACAAGCCGTGGCCCATAGCCCTTGgtatgttatttttgttatgttaAGTGCAACTCAGCTTATTGTGACTTGGGGGGTTTCATCTCATGGTGATCGgtgaaaaaacataaaccttTTGGAATTTGAGTCTTTCTGATTGCCCCTGTCAAGATATGCACTGTGCcaatttaaaattattgcaCAACATGGCACACTGAGTGCTGCACAGAAAACATCCTCTTATGCTGCTGGTGGgttaataaaaatactgataGTTGTTTATGTGTGCAAAAATCCAGTCATCAATTGTAAGACTACTTTATTCGCTGTAATGCGAATAATTATTTCTCCACTTAATAATTTGAATGTTATAAATAATTCtctacatgatttttttaatcaaatgatttaaaaaaacaacattacttattttacatcttttgaGAGAGGCCTTTCTCATTTCCTATGAAAATATACTTATTggctaagcaaaaaaaaagcgTCAAATTATTAAAAGTTGCTGCATGCAGTGTGCAGCTGTGACACCCATGTCCATTGTGACTGGACAGCCAAGGCAGCTCCAGCTAAAAACCTATTTGGCCAGCACTAAAATTTCAGTATCTATAGATTTGCTTTCATGCTGAAATTCAATTTTCCCAATTTGCTGGAATCCAGTAACATTTGATTGGTCTTGGAGATTTTGATAGCCATCTGGCAGTCTTAATCTGATGTGAAACAGGCCTCAGACAACACTATTATGGTTGCCATCATTCACTTTGCAGGCGGCAGAGCGGGACTGGGAGGAGAAGCGGGCCAGTCTTACACAGTACAGTGCTCAGGACATCAACCGCCTACTGGAGGAGACCCAGGCTGAGCTGATGAAGGCTATTCCAGACCTGGACTTTGCTGCCAAGCAGATCAAGCCCTCTTCCAACACACCATCAACCCAGAACCCTCAGAGTGCGGCGTCAACAACAGAGCACCGCAGTAGCAAGCCACAAAACAAGCTTTCAGCAAAAGAGGGGGGTTCCAGGCGTGGCTCTGGTAAGGCTATGACTTTCAAAAGTATGaatcacaatatttactgcaaccagttttgttaatttataagcttcactgtcatgttttttttttttttcacttttccagATGAGCTGACAGTACCACGATATCGCACAGAAAAACCGTCCAagtctccccctcctcctccgcctAGACGTAGTTTCCCCTCATCTCCAGGAGTGACATCTCGCAGTGGAGAGCCATTAATTCCTGGAAAAAGCATAAAGGTACAAGAGAAAGAAACCATCAAATCAATACAGTCttatgaaaattaatttgttcatttgctgaatattttttgttcattaggACTTTGCACTTTGCtgcttttcatcatgttttaatcatttttgttttattagaaatcAGAATCTGAAGAGAATGACATTCAAAAGCCTCATATAAAACTGAGGAGGACCATGTCCGAAAACCCTCGCCCTGCATCGACACCCCCAACGCTCGCCTCTGGAGAGAAGGAACaaggagaggaggaaaagatCGCTGCCGAGCTTGAGGTAAATGAAATGTGGATTGTTCATCAATTTGATTATACTTTAATCGCAATAATGTTGCTCAATCAATGGCCAAACTTCACTTTATAGCTATGAACCTGACATCCACAAAGTGCCAAGGGGCTGCAAGAGTACATACACACTCTAAGGGCATTTGCAGATACGCTCATCATCATTACCACATGTTCAAGCAGCAGGTGCCATATGTCCCTCCTGCCCCTGGCACCGAGAAAGCCCAAAGATCGCATAATGCTCAGTCGCACACATCATCACCCAGGACTCACAGATAGACAGATGGACCCTGAGAGCtgtgtgttctgtgtttaaGATGGGCTGCCTGGAAACTTGATGCAACAAAGACTTAATAACACTTGATTTGGATTTGTCagtggttgttgttttgttacCGTGACGTTCTTTTAACCTCCGTTTTGCCTCCCTAGCTGTTCGAGAGAGCCCCAGTAAGGCTCTCTCGCCCTACTTCACTTTTCGTCCCCGTTAGTCCACACATCAGGAAAAACACTTCCCCCTCCAGGCTAGCCGTGTCGCCTCTTGAGGCCTCTGAGGTAACACGCTGGCTGGCCATGAACAGTCTGGATTGTTCCCCCATGTCTCTTTTACTTCTTAACTACCTTCACTGTAACTACTGCTCAGTTTTTGACCACATGCTCTTTTAGCCTTCTTGGCTTAAGCCTCATGGTCACACAACTGCTGCTGATTTACTTTCGACATTCATGCGCAAACAAGAAatcctgaaaacattttgcacaagCTTTACACTCATTAGAGGGTTAAACTGATAATTATTATGTGTGACTGTGCACTAATTGTATCTACCAGACTGTCATAATTTATCGCAAGATATCGCGAATAAATGTGTGTCAAAACATTATTATTCCTAACTCAAGTCTAAAGTGGATGAATTGTGATGAAAACAAGAGGATAATTGCTACCTTAAACTTGCAAAAGCTTTTGTTCAGATCCGATTAAATACCTGGAAAACTTTTAAGCAATGATCcaaattttggtaaatttttaaattcagtgtttttcagaTCCACTGTGTTCTCTAAAACGCTGAATTTCCTGATTGAAGGACAAATAAAGAATTAATATTATGATTAATTCTGCTTTGAGATTTATAACTCATCATAATTGGCTCTATATAGCTCTTTGTGTGTTCAGGTTGTGAAATTTTATGTCAATAAAGTGGGTCGTACCATGTACTGACAAAAATGGTTTTCAATAAGATTGGCACTAGCAAACTTATTGAAACAGTCACTTCATATTGGAAAAATCCAATTAAAGGTTgaaattttctaaaagtttcagTGTGACAGCATaccaaatacaataaaaaacacaattattttatAACTGTTTCAGACATTTCTACTTTTGGTGTTGATACGTTTGGAAAGAATGTGCAGAAAATCCATGGCATTTAGACACCCAGTTGAGGAAGCAgagaacaaaaagtaaaacctgAATTATATTCAAAGGAATGGAGGCATAATTTTCCTTATGGGATCATCAACCTGCTACATTTAGTATTATTGGATTGAGAGCAAATGAACCTATCCTGTTTCCTACCTTTTTCCCTTGCATGTGATTTTTGTAATTAGGTCCCAAACCTATTTGTGCATGTATGCTAATTATAAATGCATACATATGCATAGGTTGTCATATCTTTCaagtttgtaaagtttttcttacattttttgtagaGGTTTAACTATTTCATGTGTTTCTATTTATATATTAAGTGCTTTCTTTATTTATAGGAAAGGAACTTATCTCCAGTCCCCCACATCGTGTTGACAGAATGTTTGCCAGACTCACTCACTGCTGCAGAAAATCCTGTCAGAGATTTAGCAAATTACTCTGTACAAGATAATCCAGCACCCAATTTGTGCAATCAACTTATGGTCCACAAGAATGTGCTTTCAAGGGAAATACCTTCAGAAGAAAGCGAACGTGTTCTCAAACAAGACCAAGAAATCTCCCTGCTTCTGACAGACATGGAGATGAGATGGGTGTCTCCTCACGAAGTTCAGGAACTGAAGAGTATAGACCTTAAAACTCTAACTGTTTCAGCGCAgaataaagacatttctgaagCACAGCTGAATGAACGGCCTGTTCTTATAGTTTTCAGGGAGGAAAAATCACTGAAAGATACATACAGACTGCTGTATTCCCTGCTAAAGTCATCCAATCCAGTTCCTAAACCGAGATTAAGATCCTCCCACCAACTCACCCAGCAACAATCCCTAATGGAGGCTCTAAGAAGAGGGATTGAAACAGGGGACGACGTGCTAAAGTTTCAGCATGCTGATGACGTCAGAATACAGCAAAGTAATTGTGATTCTAAAGGTGGCTCATCAAGTCAGAGGAGGTTGACACAGGAGGTCCGATTCAGCACCTACCAGAGGCTGGACAGTTTGGAGGAGACGATTCGAGAGCTTGAGAACACCTTAATAGAGATCAGTAGCCATCCCACGAGAGAGACGCTCTACACTGAGTCAGCCACCAGAAGTATTCCAGCACAGCATACTGGGAGTCTGATGCCAGAGACCAGGAGGCCACCAGTTCCACCCAAACCAGCATCAATTCAGGTCCAttatttgttgctgctgctgctgtgtacATCTGTCGCTCTGAAGTAGCATGctctgttttccttcttctcaGCAGATGACTACTGGAACTTCTCTTTCAAGCCTCTGATGTCTGCTCCCTGACTCATTCagcatgtaattttatttaagatcAAAAATATGTACAGAGGACAGACAACAGACTCCCTGTCTTCTTCTCTGTTCTGTTCTTCAAACTGGAGCTGCTCTCCTGCTGAGCCATGCAACAGTAATTATTTCCCTTCCAATCTTCTCCGACACTTGCTCGTTTCTCCTCTCCTGTTAAATATATGCATAGGTAACGCctgaactttattatttttattttttgcttatgaGCCTTGCCTTGAAATCAACTTCCTTTTCCTCCTGCAAAGCAGTTAACAATACcatcatttgaattttttacCAACCTTCAGggcatattttacattttcctaaATTGTGCATTAAAGGGCATTGCCACTGCATGTgcaatgagatttttttttgtactgttctCACAAGGCAATGAAATACATTTGGGTTGCCTCTTTTACATAAGATTATTGAAGATTGAAGATTATTGAAGATAAAATTGTTTTGAGGGGTTATTATGCAGAGAAACCAAAGTCTGTTTCCTATTCCGTAGCCTAATATTGCTTATGACCATGCAATGAACTTCTTGTCCTCGGCTATAATGAGCAGCCACTTTTCATCTCACCTTCAGCTGACCGCAAAGCGACAAAAGCTTAGCAATTAGCAAAAGGCTTAAAGCATCCCTAGTACAGCTGTCTTCGTGCCGAGATGACTTGACAGTTTGCGTAGTATTGACTCTTGCCTGGAAAGCATCCTCCCACTGAAATACTTGACAGTCGCTGTCATAGCGAGTTTCAGCCCTCTGATGTGGAGCCATGGAGCGTTCCTACGGGAATGGCTGAGGATTACAGAGTCTTCACACATTATTTCATCACTCCAGCTTCAATCACGTTGATCATTCCAACAGAACCCTTTACCCTGTTCTGGTCCAACATGTACTGCAAACTAAATTCAGACAAGAAGTCTCCCTTCTTACTCAATTGTGGTTCACATTTccgaaaagaaaaacaagttgaaCTTAACCTAACGGACAGCCAATTTACTGAGTATTAACAATTTGGCCTAGTCCATACGTAGCTGGATATGAATACATCTTTATTTGCTTTGCCTTTCATCCACtcaaaaattcaattttatGTCACTGAAAACgattatttataaaatctcTGACCAAAGTGGAGATCTGAGAAAATTCTGTATTTGCGTGTGTTGAGAAATGGAGTTTTAGGGTCCCGTGCATCAGTCAGCAACCAATAATGAACCAATATATCCACACACTGTCTTTGACATGATCCCCAATTGACATTGTCTCATATTTTACTAATTTTGTATtataatatgttttttacaacAGGTGTAACCTAAATATCTGTCCACATAAATGGGCCTCCTGGCGCCATGTTTAATTCGTAACAGGAAATCAGGGTTTTGAaggattctgattggttgacacAGGCTTTAACTTTGTGCTACAATGCCCTTGCTGCATTTGGCATGTTTGAAATAACACACAGTGAgttcatgtggatgaaaacttttctgaaaatgattgaggacgcattttatttttattgtttttaaatgatcataTTAGTTTTTATAAGTGTACGGACAAGGCCTAAGATTTGTAAGGTAAGAAAACAGAGAATTGACAaagtaaagtggaaggaaaattatacatgattgtcaacatttttacaaataattatcTGAAAGGTCTatcatgcatttgtattcagctcacCATTAAAGCTGATGATCTTCAATAAAATCCACTAATCAATTACGATTTGAGTTGTGAAGGACACACAGGTCTATTAGGAAACATTAGTGAAAAGACACCGTCATGAATGCCAAAGAAGTCAGCAAACTGGTCAGCGATAAAATTGTGGAGAACTTTGGACGATAGCAGGGGAGGAGGGTTATTTACTAAAATTAAAGTGGGAGAGCGTGTAGACAGTAATCTATTGGTTGTGCAGAAATATGAGGTCAGCGGAAGAGTGACAATGCCACAATATAACGAAAGCCATATAGACAGATCAAAGTTTCCCATGCTTCTTAAGGAACACATCAAATATGTGGAAGAATATGTGACTAAACTAAACATAGTCGCCTAAATGCAAAATagtgtgaaggaaaacaaacactgtaCATCACTTTGGACATACTGGAGTAAAACACATTGATGACAGCAACATAATGTGGAGCTGCTTCAACTACAAAAGTCATggtggtcagagttgatgggaagatagATGGAGCTGTACTTTGGACGTCCACGGTGTACAA
It encodes the following:
- the srcin1a gene encoding SRC kinase signaling inhibitor 1 isoform X1; amino-acid sequence: MKDGERMKGGSKEQKIKKWFTRKWTANAGACYPKQDPERGGSHMISTDDLEYPREYRTLGNSGRRFSNVGLVHTSEHRHTVSAAQSLEALTNLHKADMERKRDAFMDHLKSKYQQQQQQQQQQQQQLQHSHHSPHHNPPSPSPSHASMRGSSDRSAREQQQPNYWSFKSRSPRHSQSTQSGLADQAAKLSFASAESLETMSEADMPLGFNRMNRFRQSLPLSRSASQNKLRSPDEFSGVLFLQYGDETRRVHITHELSSMDTLHALIVHMFPQKLTVGMLKSPNTAILIKDEARNVFYELEDVRDIQDRSIIKIYRKEPIYASYPAAAHLANGDLRREMVYSSRESSPTRRLNTLPSSSTSAPSGSPSRSRLSYSGGRTPSFSGNHPQHEQPRHPHHPPGGHGANMGLSPSPSAILERRDVKPDEEVSAKKLALMKNEALYADPYSLMNEGRLSIASTQSLAAIGDPFSYPVTTGLYRRGSVRSLSTYSAAALQGDLEDSFYKPGGSLYSDTYSSATLGMGFRMPPSSPQKIPDMQLRDRDSYSTSPRPSPVRQTFRKDSASSSVFVESPKSRPSSSSEPGFGPSLSGQDADTSRDHRLERMEAMEKQIASLTGLVQSVLTRAPDSDSTCGLLRLCMMAGCPPDQGTEFSRPLPFSSSEKTETNSDGSATGTGRQKKKAANTPSAPLALMPPPPSNTTPVNGVGRLQMKLHLHGLQQNATDLRKQLGQLRKIQMENQDSVRTLLKRTEAELNVRVADALRKQEDPLQRQRLLVEEERLKYLNEEELIIQQLHDLEKSVEEIQKESSVNHKLVSVQELEEKATVLRKLGETLTELKNQFPSLQSKMRVVLRVEVEAVKFLKEEPHRLDALLKRCKTITDTLATMRKQANEGVWKKQDNFSSPSSKHNDDLQKFSSFDIPTSPPLTINDIGGGNSLSNWSPHSSLSRGLGNPSGPHKDNHPPIPHKGKALEELERRAAADKALSMEVRLAAERDWEEKRASLTQYSAQDINRLLEETQAELMKAIPDLDFAAKQIKPSSNTPSTQNPQSAASTTEHRSSKPQNKLSAKEGGSRRGSDELTVPRYRTEKPSKSPPPPPPRRSFPSSPGVTSRSGEPLIPGKSIKKSESEENDIQKPHIKLRRTMSENPRPASTPPTLASGEKEQGEEEKIAAELEERNLSPVPHIVLTECLPDSLTAAENPVRDLANYSVQDNPAPNLCNQLMVHKNVLSREIPSEESERVLKQDQEISLLLTDMEMRWVSPHEVQELKSIDLKTLTVSAQNKDISEAQLNERPVLIVFREEKSLKDTYRLLYSLLKSSNPVPKPRLRSSHQLTQQQSLMEALRRGIETGDDVLKFQHADDVRIQQSNCDSKGGSSSQRRLTQEVRFSTYQRLDSLEETIRELENTLIEISSHPTRETLYTESATRSIPAQHTGSLMPETRRPPVPPKPASIQGGNNPNIGKIHSSAASKLKHLQQNSTEKTKSGKKEDLQKMQSLQQQ